In Desulfobaccales bacterium, a genomic segment contains:
- a CDS encoding transporter has translation MNVKAGFVLLCLGMTLWAAPGWANISAGEKEGPAAAGANTASELEGRGEGFHPEGQEGAKDEGKKEEAKEDECPATFGPIITDTAIPIEKGKFAIQPTGGLSFTTNNFSPWRRISAGGDFQSLGMSLKFTYGLINNLEVYTVIPYIHNWAGNVDAPGPNGERFASFGGLGDISLTFKYRLVEETQAAPTVSAIFTPTFPTGHFRFLNPGRLGTDAIGGGTYGFTTGFNLSKYLKPFIFYSNVYYTLQTDNTTDEVDEEGNPIQRRNHPRDFITANFAMEYPITKKWVALLELTSTWDAGRLIGSKANAQPTALVSFLPGIEYMATDKFSLALGVNFDLAGKNTTGNITPLLSMVYAF, from the coding sequence ATGAACGTTAAAGCAGGTTTCGTCTTGCTGTGCCTTGGCATGACCCTGTGGGCGGCGCCGGGTTGGGCTAATATATCCGCCGGGGAAAAAGAGGGGCCAGCGGCGGCCGGTGCCAACACCGCCTCGGAGCTTGAAGGCCGCGGTGAAGGCTTCCATCCGGAGGGCCAGGAAGGAGCGAAGGATGAAGGGAAAAAGGAGGAAGCCAAAGAGGACGAATGCCCGGCCACCTTCGGCCCCATTATCACTGATACCGCCATCCCCATTGAAAAAGGGAAGTTCGCCATTCAGCCCACCGGGGGCTTAAGCTTTACCACCAATAACTTCAGTCCCTGGCGCAGAATCTCCGCGGGAGGTGATTTTCAATCCTTGGGAATGAGCCTGAAGTTTACCTACGGCCTCATCAATAACCTTGAAGTCTACACCGTCATTCCTTATATTCACAACTGGGCCGGTAATGTCGATGCTCCCGGCCCGAATGGGGAACGCTTCGCCTCTTTCGGGGGCTTGGGCGATATCAGTCTGACCTTCAAGTATCGCCTGGTGGAGGAGACGCAAGCGGCACCCACAGTGAGCGCCATCTTTACCCCTACGTTCCCCACCGGCCACTTTCGCTTTCTTAACCCTGGCCGATTGGGGACCGACGCCATCGGCGGGGGCACTTACGGCTTTACCACCGGCTTTAATCTCTCCAAGTATCTGAAGCCGTTTATTTTTTATAGCAACGTCTATTATACCCTCCAGACCGATAACACTACCGATGAGGTGGATGAAGAAGGCAATCCCATACAGAGGCGGAACCATCCCCGGGATTTCATCACCGCCAACTTTGCGATGGAGTATCCCATAACCAAGAAATGGGTGGCCCTGTTGGAGTTGACCAGCACCTGGGATGCGGGGCGGCTGATCGGGTCCAAGGCCAACGCCCAGCCCACCGCGCTTGTGTCCTTCTTACCGGGGATCGAATACATGGCCACGGACAAGTTCTCCCTGGCCCTGGGCGTGAACTTCGACCTGGCAGGGAAGAACACCACCGGCAATATAACTCCGTTGCTGTCCATGGTTTATGCTTTTTAA